The Chryseobacterium phocaeense genome includes the window TCATACTCAATGGCCGTTACCGGTAGATTCATCCGTTCAGATTTAGCCGGAGGATTCAACACAGATACCACTCTTAAAGCAGCCAACAGTTTCGCTGTAGATATTTCTGCTTACTATACCTCTCCAAGATTCTCAAGTTTCGGAGGATATGACGGGAAATTAAATGCAGGTTTAGCCGTTCAGAATATAGGTCCGAAATTAGACTATACAGGAAATGAAGAATCCAGATCTTACCTGCCGACTATGGCCAGATTAGGGGTTGGTTACGATATGTATTTAGATGATATGAACAAGATCGGGCTTAGCGTAGAAGGTTCCAAAATTCTGGTTCCGGGATCAGAATATGTAGGAATAGACCCGAATACAAGACAGCCGAGATATGAAATTCCAAACGTAGGGCCTATCGCCGGAATCGGAAAATCATTCAAAAACAAAAACAGTATCATGTACAGTGGTGCTCTGGAATATTCTTATGACAATGCTTTTGCCGTAAGAACAGGTTACTTCCATGAAAGTGAAGAGCAGGGTGCAAGACAGTTTGCGACTGCCGGTATCGGATTAAAGTACCGTTCTTTCGGATTGGATATTTCTTATCTGATCAATATGTCAAAAATCAATACTGCCTTGGATAACACGCTTCGTTTCGGTCTTACCTGGAACATTGGAGAAGAAACATCCAACGTAGATTATTAAGAACACAATTATACAAAATAAAAAAGTCTCATTTATCGTGAGACTTTTTTTTTAAGGCAATGTGAACATTTTATAGTTAATAGTCAATTTTGCTTCGCAGTGAATGGTGAATTTCTGATCATGTAAGTATATTTTTAGCTAACTTTCCTCAACCTCAACCTTAATCTTAACCTTAGTCACTACTCTACTGATTCCTGAATAATTTGATGGTATAATCCAGCAGCTTTCCGTCCCCATAGTCCCCATGTCCCGGAACAACCAATTTCACATCCGGATATTCCTTTTTTACTTTTTCCACGGTAGCTGACCACTCTGAAACATTGGCATCTCCCAGATATCCTTTACCGGCTTCCAGTTCTTTCAGTAAGCAGCCTCCGAATAATATATGCTCAGCCGGAAAATAACATACCGAGTTGTCTTTTGTGTGGCCTTCCCCAAAGAATTTGGCAATAACCTTCTCGTGCCCCACTTTTAAAACTATCGAATCACTGAAACTGTTTTCAGAGACCACAAAATTATTTTTCTTCCCCAGCTCAATTGTCTTAACATATGAATAAGAAGGAATGTGATGATTGTGAAATGCCTGCAGACCGCCCATACTGTCATCATGGAAATGAGTTGGAATCACAGCATTGATTTTTGAATGAAGATGATCCGTGATCCATTGTATTAATTCTTCCGAGCTTTTGTCATTAATCGGGGTATCAAAAACAATAGTTTCATTACTATTTTTTACTACCAGTCCGTTACACGGAACATTCCCGAAGTCATTGGTTTGTTTATAGGAGGTGTGGATATAGGAGTTTTCTGAAATCTGGGTAATGACCAGCTGACCCGATGTATAAACTTCCTTAGGTTTAAAGCTGCCTGTCTTTTGGGAATTACAGCTTAAAATGGTGAAAGAACATAAAATAATGAGTAGGTTTATAATCGTTATCTTCATAGTATTTTGTTTAATATTTAGATCATGGGAAACTAGAGTAGCACTACATTTCTGTCAAAGCATCTGCTTCAAAAACTAAACTTCCTCCGTAATAACGAAATTAAGAAAAAAGATTTCATGAAAAGTTAAAATCTAAAACCGTCTGCTCTCCGTTCAGAGCCAATACCCTGCCGTTGATAGGTGATCAAAATTGGATGAACCCTACTCTTCTGTCATACAAAGAATATATATTTCTCCTCATCTTTCCATTTTAAAATTAGGTTTATTTTAGCAAAACACCGGTACATCAGGGCATAATCTTTGATGGTTTACCGACATGAGTAACCAGATTTTTAACAGAGCCGTGAACGTTGATGGTATCAGGATTTTCTACCGTGAGGCGGGTGACCCAAAGAACCCATCCGTATTGCTTCTGCCTGGTTTTCCCACTTCGTCCGTGATGTTCAAAAATCTGATGACAGCTATGTCAGACAAACTTCATCTGGTAGCTCCGGATTTTCCGGGCTTCGGCTTCAGTGATTTCCCACCCAGAGAACAATTTGAGTATACATTCAGGAATATATCGGCTTACATCAATAAGTTTACGGATGAGATCAATCTTAGTTCTTTCACCATTTATCTTCATGACTATGGAGCTGCTGTCGGATTTCCGCTGTGCGTCAGTCATCCCGAAAAAATCGAAGGAATTATTGTCCAGAATGGTAATGCATACGAAGAGGGCGTTCGCCTTATATGGGATGAAATGAAAGAGTACTGGGAAAATCCGACACCTGAAAAAAAGGAAAAGCTCTATGCATTCCTTAGTGAGAAAGGAGTGAAAGAACAATATACTGCAGGCTTGCCCGAAGAATTAAAATCCACGATAAGCCCCGAATTATGGGTCCTTGATTGGGACTCGATGAAAAGACCAGGTAATCTCGACATGCAATATGAATTAAATTGTGATTACAGGAATCACATGAAAATGTACCCCGTATTCCAGGAATATTTCCGTGCCCACCAGCCTCCTGCAATCGTCATTTGGGGAAAATATGATCCGTTCTTTAATAACGAGGAAGCTTTTTGCTACAAAAGGGATCTGCCTGATGCTCAGATTCACATGCTCAAAGGCAGCCATTGGGTCCTTGAAACAAATTTCGATGAAGTACTGAACCTAATCGATGATTTTTTCAAAAAGCGATGATCTGTTTTATATTTTGAGATCAGCCAACAGCAACAGCACATTTTAATGATCTGTTTTTTTGTATTCCGGATCAGACCGGACCTTGGCTCATAATTAAGGAAATATAATAGATAAGTTTGCAAAAGTCTAATTTTTATAAGGCTTTTCTTGTTTCCAATAAGTAATTTTGCAGTATGAACTATTCAGCAGAGCTCAAAAAATTTGTTACCAGCCAATATGTGTATTCTGCGATCAGAATCACACTGGCAACAGTTCTGCCCTGTCTGGTTCTTGCTCACTTCGGAATCCTCAAAGAATACTTTCTTTTCCCGCTCGGAACCAGCTTTGTAGCGCTTTGTGACCAGCCCGGTCCGTTTATCAGAAGAAGAAATGCCCTTACTTTTGCTATTTTCTGCTTTGTCTTTGTGGCCCTTATTGCAAGCCTGGTGATGAATTTCAAATTGCTGGTTTTGCTGGAAATTGTGGTGTTTGGAATATTTTTCTCTCTCATCGGGGTTTACGGGCAAAGGCTTGCCGCTGTAGGTTCATTATCTCTTGTGGTGCTGGCCATTTTCATCGACGGCCATCTTACAGGAGGCAATATTTTTAAAAGTCTTCTGATTTTTGCTTCCGGATGCATCTGGTTTCTTCTGATATTCCTGATTGTTACCACCATTCAGCCCTATAAACTTGCAGGACAGATGATTGGGGAAAATTATCTCCAGCTCGCGGAATTCTTAAAAATCAAAGCCAATTATTACCAGAAAAATCCTGATTTTGATAAGCTGACGATTCAGGTTATTGCCAAGCAGATCGGGATTAAAAACCTCCAGGAAGAAACCCGGGAAACGGTTTTTAAAACCAGAACGATCGTTAACGAATCTACCACCACCAGCCGTCTTCTCATGCTGATGTTCCTGAATTCCATGGACCTTCATGAAAAGCTGATGACCTCAGAAAGTGATTATCAGAAGCTGCAGCAGAGCTTTGAGGACAGTATGATCCTGGTCAACATCCACGACTACCTCAACCTGCTTGCCGAAGAAATCACCAATATCGGGATCTCTCTTCAGATCGGAAGCAGGGCAAAATCCATATTTGATCTGGAACATGAATTGAAAAATCTCAATGTTCATTATTTTGAGCTGCGAAACAGGCAGCTGACCCCTGATAATCTGGAAAATTTTATGATTCTCCGCCAGATCCTGATGCGCATCAACGAGATCACCAAGGAAATCAATGAAATATATAAAGTATTTTCACAGGATATCAAACTGGCGAAAAGCCTTTCCACAGGTCTGGATCTGAAAAAATTTATGCCTAATGAGGAAAAGCTCAACTTCAAGGTTTTAAGGAACAATATTTCACTGTCTTCCTCTCACTTCAGGCATGCCATAAGAATCACCATCGCCCTGCTGGTGGGCTATCTTTTCTCGATGTTTGATTTCCTGGGATTGGGGCATACTTACTGGATTCTGATCACGATCACCGCAATATTGAAACCGGCCTACTCTATTACCAAGAAACGGAATCTTCTCCGTCTCTACGGAACTGTTGCCGGAGCAGTGATTGCTTACGTAATCCTGCATTTTATCCACATCAACGGAATTCTGTTTACGATCCTGCTTCTCAGCATGATCATGTGCTTCAGCTTCCTGAAAGGCAGATATTTCTGGGCGGTCCTGTTTATGACGATCTATGTGTTCCTCAGTTTTAATTTCTTAAATCCCGGAAACGTAGATATTATTTTCAAAGACCGGATCCTGGACACCATTATCGCCGGAGTGATTGCTTTTGCCGTATCCTATATTGTCCTGCCGGTTTGGGAGCATACCCAGAACCTTGACCTGATGAAGAAATCTGCAGCGGATAACCTCATCTATTTTGAAAGTGTGATCTCTAAATTCCTGGACGGAAATTTTGATCTGGAAGATTATAAAATGAAACGGAAGAACGCTATTATTTCATTGGCCAATCTTTCCGATAATTTCCAGCGAATGATCTCTGAACCGAAAAACCAGCAGAAGAAACTGGAAGTGGTGCATCAGTTTGTGGCTACCTCCCATCTGATCACGGCCTATACCGCTTCCCTTTCCCAGTACTCAAAAAACAACGAAAAGTATCCCGAAATAGATGCCGAAAGCTGGAGCAGAAAGATTGAAGCAGAAATGCAGCAGACTTCCGTCTTACTGAACGGTAATGAGATCAATGAAGCGTTAAAAATGGAGAGCCGCCTGGAACCTGAAGATTCCTCTATTGAAGATATGATCCTGAAAAGAAAAACTGAAATTGAGGAAAATGATCTTGTAGACCGACGGGATCCTGATAAAATTTCGCATTTAACGGAGCTCAAAAACATCCACGATATCCTGGAACTGATCTATGATGTCGCCAAAGAACAGCGAAAAGTCATTGAAAAATATAAAAGCGAGGAGGAACCTACTCCTCCACGATCGTAAAGCAGTAATCATCAAAAAATTCTACCCTTGCTTTGAACTCATCGGAAAACTGTTCATCATAAACCCTGCAGCTGATCTTGTGAAGATGCTTCAGCTCAAACGGTTTTACTTCATAATTTTTTTTCAGCGACCAGTATTTTGAATGATGAATTTTGTACATGCTTTCCTTCACACTCCAGATGATGGTATAGAAAGCGGGAGCATTATTTTCAGGAATAAATCCCCGTTCGTTTTCATAGGTGAATTTATCAATAACCCTTAATATCTTAGGGTTAAATTTTTCAATATCAATTCCAATTTTATTCTTGGAAATGGCAATGGCGGCAAAAGGAAATGAATGGGTAATGGAAATCTCGGCATCTTTAGGGGAAAGGAAAGGCTCCCTTTCTTTGTACAGAATTTTGGAATGAGGTTTTAAGCCTTTTAAAAGCTTACGTACCATAAGCACCTCCAGCAGCTTGTTAGGATGATAATCTTTTACCTTTTCGGCATTTTCAGGCTCCAGAAGATCGTTGATATCAAGTTCTTCGCTCTCATCATATTTCCATACAAGGATGGTGGCATTATCATCTGAAAAATCTCGGTAAAGGGGCATCGTTTTTTTATTCGATAAAAGTAGTGAAAAGAT containing:
- a CDS encoding alpha/beta fold hydrolase; translated protein: MSNQIFNRAVNVDGIRIFYREAGDPKNPSVLLLPGFPTSSVMFKNLMTAMSDKLHLVAPDFPGFGFSDFPPREQFEYTFRNISAYINKFTDEINLSSFTIYLHDYGAAVGFPLCVSHPEKIEGIIVQNGNAYEEGVRLIWDEMKEYWENPTPEKKEKLYAFLSEKGVKEQYTAGLPEELKSTISPELWVLDWDSMKRPGNLDMQYELNCDYRNHMKMYPVFQEYFRAHQPPAIVIWGKYDPFFNNEEAFCYKRDLPDAQIHMLKGSHWVLETNFDEVLNLIDDFFKKR
- the porV gene encoding type IX secretion system outer membrane channel protein PorV, which gives rise to MNLTTKLLLGFGLSAGFLGYSQDLSKINPVLTGAPFLRIAPDARSGGMGDQGVVTSPDAFSQFWNAAKYPFSRTSSSIGLNYTPYMGKLTNDVFLLYGAFHKFLGQEERSTISASIYYFNMGEVDLTQLVGSEVASMGTSKPNEFSLDVAYGLKLSDSYSMAVTGRFIRSDLAGGFNTDTTLKAANSFAVDISAYYTSPRFSSFGGYDGKLNAGLAVQNIGPKLDYTGNEESRSYLPTMARLGVGYDMYLDDMNKIGLSVEGSKILVPGSEYVGIDPNTRQPRYEIPNVGPIAGIGKSFKNKNSIMYSGALEYSYDNAFAVRTGYFHESEEQGARQFATAGIGLKYRSFGLDISYLINMSKINTALDNTLRFGLTWNIGEETSNVDY
- a CDS encoding 4'-phosphopantetheinyl transferase family protein; translation: MPLYRDFSDDNATILVWKYDESEELDINDLLEPENAEKVKDYHPNKLLEVLMVRKLLKGLKPHSKILYKEREPFLSPKDAEISITHSFPFAAIAISKNKIGIDIEKFNPKILRVIDKFTYENERGFIPENNAPAFYTIIWSVKESMYKIHHSKYWSLKKNYEVKPFELKHLHKISCRVYDEQFSDEFKARVEFFDDYCFTIVEE
- the blaCHM gene encoding CHM family subclass B1 metallo-beta-lactamase; amino-acid sequence: MKITIINLLIILCSFTILSCNSQKTGSFKPKEVYTSGQLVITQISENSYIHTSYKQTNDFGNVPCNGLVVKNSNETIVFDTPINDKSSEELIQWITDHLHSKINAVIPTHFHDDSMGGLQAFHNHHIPSYSYVKTIELGKKNNFVVSENSFSDSIVLKVGHEKVIAKFFGEGHTKDNSVCYFPAEHILFGGCLLKELEAGKGYLGDANVSEWSATVEKVKKEYPDVKLVVPGHGDYGDGKLLDYTIKLFRNQ
- a CDS encoding FUSC family protein translates to MNYSAELKKFVTSQYVYSAIRITLATVLPCLVLAHFGILKEYFLFPLGTSFVALCDQPGPFIRRRNALTFAIFCFVFVALIASLVMNFKLLVLLEIVVFGIFFSLIGVYGQRLAAVGSLSLVVLAIFIDGHLTGGNIFKSLLIFASGCIWFLLIFLIVTTIQPYKLAGQMIGENYLQLAEFLKIKANYYQKNPDFDKLTIQVIAKQIGIKNLQEETRETVFKTRTIVNESTTTSRLLMLMFLNSMDLHEKLMTSESDYQKLQQSFEDSMILVNIHDYLNLLAEEITNIGISLQIGSRAKSIFDLEHELKNLNVHYFELRNRQLTPDNLENFMILRQILMRINEITKEINEIYKVFSQDIKLAKSLSTGLDLKKFMPNEEKLNFKVLRNNISLSSSHFRHAIRITIALLVGYLFSMFDFLGLGHTYWILITITAILKPAYSITKKRNLLRLYGTVAGAVIAYVILHFIHINGILFTILLLSMIMCFSFLKGRYFWAVLFMTIYVFLSFNFLNPGNVDIIFKDRILDTIIAGVIAFAVSYIVLPVWEHTQNLDLMKKSAADNLIYFESVISKFLDGNFDLEDYKMKRKNAIISLANLSDNFQRMISEPKNQQKKLEVVHQFVATSHLITAYTASLSQYSKNNEKYPEIDAESWSRKIEAEMQQTSVLLNGNEINEALKMESRLEPEDSSIEDMILKRKTEIEENDLVDRRDPDKISHLTELKNIHDILELIYDVAKEQRKVIEKYKSEEEPTPPRS